In Ruminococcaceae bacterium BL-6, a genomic segment contains:
- a CDS encoding conserved protein of unknown function (Evidence 4 : Unknown function but conserved in other organisms), translated as MEKSKGTRYSEEFKQGAVKLVLEDKQSIAEVCRNLGVSRNAVERWLAAETDSHDAEKVQMRQLEEENRQLRKEKADLEDTVEILKKAAAIFSQSQRKSTK; from the coding sequence ATGGAAAAAAGCAAAGGAACACGGTACAGCGAGGAGTTTAAACAAGGCGCTGTCAAATTAGTGTTGGAGGATAAACAAAGCATTGCGGAAGTATGCCGCAATCTGGGCGTATCGCGCAATGCGGTAGAGCGCTGGCTTGCCGCGGAAACGGACAGCCACGACGCCGAAAAGGTGCAAATGCGGCAACTGGAAGAAGAAAATCGCCAGCTGCGCAAGGAAAAAGCGGATTTAGAGGATACGGTAGAAATCTTAAAAAAAGCGGCAGCCATCTTCAGTCAAAGCCAGAGAAAAAGTACGAAATAA
- a CDS encoding putative IS3 element protein InsF (Evidence 3 : Putative function from multiple computational evidences), with product MCRILEVSQSGYYRWLSCPRSKTDRENQKIYDVLKDSYNQNKGRVGLDKLLDDVRLRFPHCSRNRLYRIQRVHGLYSIRHRKFKATTNSKHNYPVAPNLLHQDFHVDAPNKVWVTDITYIRTDEGWLYLAAVKDLFDRQIVGFATGSRIDTDLCKRALNTAIRRYKPGPGLIHHSDQGVQYASLDYQKLLKRNHMIPSMSRKGTPYDNACAESFFSTIKLEMIYHEHYITREQAQSAIFEFIEIYYNRQRRNAAIGNIPPADLRRRFYQQLAA from the coding sequence ATGTGCCGGATTTTAGAAGTCTCCCAAAGCGGATATTACCGGTGGCTGTCTTGTCCAAGAAGTAAGACAGACAGGGAAAATCAAAAGATTTATGATGTGCTGAAAGACAGCTATAATCAGAATAAAGGCCGCGTGGGTCTGGACAAGTTACTGGACGATGTGCGCCTGCGTTTTCCTCATTGCAGCCGGAACCGGCTTTACCGGATTCAAAGGGTACATGGGTTGTACTCTATCCGTCATCGCAAGTTCAAAGCCACTACCAATTCTAAACATAATTATCCCGTGGCTCCCAATCTTCTCCATCAGGATTTTCATGTAGACGCCCCCAACAAGGTCTGGGTAACCGATATTACATACATCCGAACAGATGAAGGATGGCTGTATCTGGCCGCCGTCAAGGATTTGTTCGACCGGCAGATTGTCGGCTTTGCCACTGGCAGCCGAATAGATACCGACCTCTGCAAACGAGCACTGAATACCGCAATCCGGCGATACAAACCGGGACCAGGCTTGATACATCATTCCGATCAGGGAGTTCAATACGCCAGTTTGGACTATCAGAAGCTTTTGAAACGAAATCACATGATACCCAGCATGAGCCGCAAAGGAACGCCGTACGACAACGCCTGTGCGGAATCCTTTTTCAGCACGATCAAACTGGAAATGATCTATCACGAGCATTACATAACCCGAGAGCAGGCTCAATCCGCCATTTTTGAATTTATTGAGATTTATTACAATCGGCAGCGCCGCAACGCTGCCATCGGCAATATCCCGCCGGCGGATTTGCGGCGGCGCTTTTATCAGCAACTGGCGGCATAG
- a CDS encoding Helix-turn-helix domain protein gives MPPINSKSYTEEEKQFLKNIGFKIQFFRKQRGLSQNELAEKADLSYTTISHIESTSSYGMSIIAIYKI, from the coding sequence GTGCCCCCAATTAACAGCAAATCATACACAGAGGAAGAAAAGCAATTTCTTAAAAATATCGGTTTCAAAATTCAATTTTTCAGAAAGCAGCGGGGCCTCAGCCAAAATGAACTTGCTGAAAAAGCAGATTTAAGCTATACCACGATCAGTCATATTGAAAGTACATCTTCCTATGGCATGTCCATCATTGCTATCTACAAGATTTGA
- the yheH gene encoding ABC transporter has protein sequence MKHEKCLGTVLRRVIAASTMTSILTVLVIVLAVVTALFPPLVLERVVNNLTAGRGVALSLAFSYLGLIALSGLLESGQNVMITVFGQKVTHGLRSALCAKLRRLPAAYFTSHEAGKIASRFVNDVDTVDSLFTDGIVSMFADGCKVVSILIVIFYKSMGLGFLMLLVTPLLFAMTRLFQKRMLKAQLENRVAVSKVNNHVPETIRNIRMIHVLLREKYMEQRYDDYIGESYRATDKSNLYDSIYSPIVIFVSSCVIAVMMVCASMGGGIREFFGISVGTAVAVIAYVGQVFAPLESLGMEIQNIQSAVAGVKRIDEFLAEPEREMPDDSNAGKSSDAVPIVRFDHVRFGYGEDSDVLQNLSFTVSKGEAVTFVGRTGAGKSTVFRLLLGLYRPLEGRVLIKGSGASGIPDEKKRRLIGYVEQSFHLVEGTVAEQISLFDPAVARKQVENAAKLVGLHESILALPGGLAGALRHPLLPPFSDGLSPQFRS, from the coding sequence ATGAAGCATGAAAAATGCCTCGGTACGGTGCTGCGTCGGGTCATTGCCGCCAGCACGATGACGAGTATTTTGACCGTACTCGTCATCGTGCTGGCCGTGGTAACGGCCCTGTTCCCGCCGCTTGTCCTTGAGCGGGTGGTCAACAACCTTACGGCAGGTCGTGGAGTTGCTCTGAGTCTGGCGTTTTCCTATCTGGGACTGATCGCCCTGTCCGGCTTGCTGGAATCCGGGCAGAACGTGATGATCACCGTATTCGGTCAGAAAGTCACCCACGGCCTGCGCAGCGCGCTCTGCGCCAAACTCCGCCGTTTGCCTGCGGCCTATTTCACCTCCCACGAAGCCGGTAAAATTGCCTCCCGCTTCGTGAACGACGTGGACACGGTGGACTCTCTCTTTACGGACGGGATTGTCAGTATGTTTGCCGACGGGTGTAAGGTGGTCAGCATTCTGATCGTGATTTTTTATAAGAGCATGGGGCTTGGCTTTCTGATGCTGCTGGTTACGCCATTGCTCTTTGCCATGACGCGCCTGTTCCAGAAGCGGATGCTGAAAGCACAGCTTGAAAACCGTGTAGCTGTGAGCAAGGTGAACAATCATGTGCCCGAGACAATTCGCAATATCCGTATGATCCATGTGCTGCTTCGGGAAAAGTACATGGAACAGCGCTACGACGATTACATCGGCGAGAGCTACCGCGCAACGGACAAATCCAATCTCTATGATTCCATCTATTCGCCTATCGTCATTTTTGTCAGCTCCTGCGTCATTGCCGTAATGATGGTTTGCGCCTCTATGGGAGGGGGAATCCGAGAGTTCTTCGGCATCAGCGTGGGCACGGCGGTAGCTGTGATTGCCTATGTAGGCCAGGTGTTTGCACCGCTCGAAAGCCTCGGCATGGAAATTCAGAACATCCAGTCCGCCGTGGCCGGAGTGAAACGGATCGACGAGTTTCTGGCCGAGCCGGAGCGGGAGATGCCGGACGATTCCAACGCAGGAAAAAGCTCAGACGCGGTCCCCATCGTCCGCTTCGACCATGTTCGTTTCGGGTATGGCGAGGACAGCGATGTGCTGCAAAATCTGAGCTTCACAGTAAGCAAAGGAGAAGCGGTTACGTTTGTCGGCAGGACAGGCGCGGGCAAGAGCACCGTCTTCCGTCTGCTGCTGGGGCTGTACCGGCCGCTTGAAGGGCGGGTGCTTATTAAAGGATCGGGGGCTTCCGGCATTCCGGACGAAAAAAAGCGTCGTCTAATCGGCTATGTGGAGCAGTCCTTCCATCTGGTAGAGGGCACGGTTGCGGAGCAGATTTCGCTGTTTGACCCAGCCGTTGCTCGAAAGCAGGTTGAAAATGCGGCCAAACTGGTGGGACTGCATGAAAGTATCCTTGCCCTCCCGGGCGGTTTAGCAGGTGCGTTAAGGCATCCGTTGTTGCCTCCGTTTTCAGACGGTTTATCTCCTCAATTTCGTTCGTAA
- a CDS encoding ABC transporter ATP-binding protein, whose translation MSHQRIEKVPQPDRVWSYFRLEARPLALVTVSGILYNVGMVAGPYFEGQLAQCLFDIMKGYRTVSAMVSLAALYVSVILFVQAMRAVKRFGVRRFANDTSRNMRHMLYNSLVHMSREELEKEELGSVMTKAVADVDACVEGMRKFTTEVFDTGVVLVAYTVMLFSYDWRLALLSCAFTPFAYLIAGYLKGRVAQSSASYKKSAGRLNGATMDRVSNAVTYRVYGCEQNRDAAYEARLGDYEKRAVAANLWENTMQPLYNIISMCGAVLILYLGARNVLGTGWKSWDIAAFTTFLSCFTKMALKSSHAAKLFNAVQKAQVSWARIKPLMKAYIGPDAVSQPDTAKSAALTLSGVSVGWPDGETVLRDISFSARPGQIIGVTGPVACGKSTLGKAFIGEAPYCGSIRVAGRELRDLSPCERSRLISYMGHEPELISDTLAENIQLGEPGEIEPFLRTVCLDEEVRQMPQGADTPVGSGGVRLSGGQQARAALARTLYNARSILVLDDPFSAVDRGTELTILKNLRTLAEDKIVILFSHRLYQFPTFDRVLFLRCGRGVFSTHEKLLRENSDYAKLYSEQVNGGGGHEA comes from the coding sequence CCGCGTCTGGTCCTACTTCCGATTAGAAGCAAGGCCGCTTGCACTTGTTACGGTCTCTGGCATTCTCTATAACGTGGGAATGGTGGCAGGGCCATATTTCGAGGGACAGCTTGCGCAGTGCCTCTTTGATATCATGAAGGGTTACAGGACTGTGTCCGCCATGGTATCACTGGCGGCGTTGTATGTCTCCGTGATCCTGTTCGTGCAAGCCATGCGGGCGGTCAAACGCTTCGGTGTGCGCCGGTTCGCCAACGACACGAGCCGCAATATGCGCCATATGCTTTACAACAGTCTTGTTCACATGAGCCGGGAGGAACTGGAAAAAGAAGAACTTGGTTCTGTCATGACGAAAGCTGTGGCAGACGTGGACGCATGCGTGGAGGGAATGCGAAAATTCACAACCGAGGTCTTTGACACCGGCGTGGTACTTGTGGCGTATACTGTCATGCTGTTTTCTTACGATTGGCGTCTGGCACTGCTCTCTTGCGCGTTTACGCCCTTCGCCTACCTCATCGCCGGGTACCTGAAGGGACGGGTTGCTCAAAGCAGCGCCTCCTACAAGAAAAGTGCCGGCCGCTTAAACGGGGCCACGATGGATCGCGTCTCCAACGCCGTGACCTATAGGGTCTACGGCTGTGAGCAGAACCGGGACGCCGCTTACGAGGCGCGGTTGGGCGATTACGAAAAACGCGCTGTTGCGGCCAATCTCTGGGAAAACACAATGCAGCCGCTCTACAACATCATATCCATGTGCGGCGCTGTGCTGATTTTGTATCTGGGCGCGCGGAACGTGCTGGGCACGGGGTGGAAAAGCTGGGACATCGCCGCTTTCACCACCTTTCTCTCCTGCTTCACAAAAATGGCTCTCAAATCCTCTCATGCGGCCAAGCTTTTCAATGCCGTCCAGAAGGCCCAGGTGTCCTGGGCACGCATCAAGCCGCTGATGAAAGCGTACATAGGGCCGGACGCCGTATCCCAGCCGGATACCGCAAAGTCCGCAGCGTTGACGCTTTCCGGCGTATCCGTGGGCTGGCCGGATGGAGAAACCGTACTGAGGGACATTTCCTTTTCTGCCCGCCCGGGACAGATCATTGGAGTAACGGGGCCTGTGGCCTGCGGAAAATCCACGCTGGGAAAGGCATTTATCGGTGAAGCCCCTTACTGCGGCAGCATCCGCGTGGCCGGGCGGGAGCTCAGGGATCTGAGTCCCTGCGAGCGCAGCCGTCTGATCTCCTATATGGGGCACGAGCCGGAACTGATCAGCGACACGCTGGCGGAGAATATCCAGTTGGGAGAGCCGGGAGAAATTGAACCGTTTTTGCGGACGGTGTGCTTGGATGAAGAGGTGCGGCAGATGCCGCAGGGTGCCGACACGCCGGTGGGCAGCGGCGGCGTGCGTCTGTCCGGTGGGCAGCAGGCCCGCGCGGCGCTGGCTCGGACGCTGTACAATGCCCGGAGCATTCTTGTATTGGACGATCCATTCTCCGCTGTGGATCGAGGCACGGAGCTAACCATACTGAAAAATCTGAGGACTTTGGCGGAGGATAAAATTGTGATTCTGTTCTCCCACCGACTGTATCAATTCCCCACATTTGACCGGGTGCTGTTTTTGCGCTGCGGCAGGGGCGTTTTCTCCACCCATGAGAAACTCCTGCGGGAGAATTCCGATTATGCAAAGCTTTATTCGGAACAGGTGAATGGGGGTGGCGGACATGAAGCATGA